The Cydia amplana chromosome 9, ilCydAmpl1.1, whole genome shotgun sequence genome includes a region encoding these proteins:
- the LOC134650801 gene encoding zinc finger protein 470-like, which translates to MMNMCRTCLKTPATKRILELEKVFKDGNKNSFQVMLFCLDIEVIEDSKITTNLCNNCYRKIISFYKFKVLSLKNDAYLKSLGPAVQVEDQKLSVYVDEDGIKHENFLDPDGFGPSLVEDNTGFKIEVEFKEEESLVGDIEINVKNEDTSQHPQSDEEPLSVVQKVKYENVKNDCKENAPVRSKRGRPKKVKLPKKGKVKEECQVCEECGKSVRNLKAHSLLHWRKGERPMMQCKLCPKLFNTDSGRTRHYHKIHLGLTDVSKSVCDICNKEFKHLKGHIMMMHNRESLPYGCVSCERRYSCRSALENHMAKHVGVSELPYECDICKRRFRFKSIVSKHIRKFHLNEKNYQCEICSKTFFDKQPFIDHMDSHSDERRYKCKECGLGLKTQDTLRRHMIAIHSDVRKYPCTECGKSFKRRTGLREHMRTHTREKPYPCRFCDARFRRRHHAKRHERLIHKNMKAE; encoded by the exons ATGATGAACATGTGCAGAACCTGCCTGAAAACTCCGGCTACTAAGCGTATTTTGGAGCTGGAAAAGGTCTTCAAAGATGGCAACAAGAACTCCTTCCAAGTTATGCTGTTTTGTTTAGATATAGAG GTCATCGAAGACTCTAAAATAACAACGAATTTATGTAACAATTGCTACAGAAAAATCATATCGTTTTACAAGTTTAAGGTTCTATCCCTGAAAAATGATGCATATTTAAAGTCTCTGGGGCCAGCTGTGCAGGTGGAAGACCAGAAATTGTCTGTGTATGTGGACGAAGACGGAATTAAACACGAGAATTTCTTAGATCCTGATGGTTTTGGCCCCAGTCTCGTAGAAGACAATACGGGATTTAAAATAGAAGTAGAGTTTAAAGAAGAAGAGTCATTGGTAGGGGATATTGAAATAAACGTTAAGAATGAAGACACATCGCAACATCCACAGTCAGATGAAGAGCCGTTGAGTGTGGTACAGAAGGTTAAATATGAAAATGTTAAAAATGATTGTAAAGAAAACG CACCAGTACGCAGCAAACGTGGACGTcccaaaaaagtaaaattaccaaaaaaagGAAAGGTGAAAGAAGAGTGTCAAGTGTGCGAGGAGTGTGGCAAGTCCGTCCGTAACCTTAAGGCTCATTCCCTTCTTCACTGGAGAAAGGGTGAGAGACCGATGATGCAGTGTAAGCTGTGCCCGAAGCTCTTCAATACTGACTCAGGTCGAACCAGACATTACCATAAAATCCATTTAGGCTTAACTGATGTAAGCAAATCTGTATGTGATATTTGTAATAAAGAGTTCAAACATCTGAAGGGACACATAATGATGATGCATAATCGGGAAAGTTTACCATATGGCTGTGTTTCATGCGAGCGTCGGTACAGTTGCCGCTCGGCGCTTGAAAATCATATGGCCAAGCATGTTGGTGTGTCTGAGCTACCATATGAGTGTGATATATGCAAGAGAAGGTTCCGCTTTAAAAGTATCGTCTCAAAACATAT ACGGAAGTTCCATTTAAATGAAAAGAATTATCAATGTGAAATCTGTTCGAAGACTTTTTTCGATAAACAACCATTTATTGATCATATGGA CTCGCACTCTGACGAGCGACGATACAAATGCAAGGAGTGCGGCCTAGGGCTCAAGACACAGGACACGCTTCGAAGACACATGATCGCGATTCACAGTGACGTCAGGAAGTACCCGTGTACAGAGTGCGGCAAGAGCTTCAAGAGAAGAAC GGGCCTACGGGAGCACATGCGGACACACACGAGGGAGAAGCCGTACCCGTGCCGGTTCTGCGACGCGCGCTTCCGCCGCCGACACCACGCCAAGCGGCACGAGCGCCTCATACACAAGAACATGAAAGCCGAATGA